A stretch of Prionailurus bengalensis isolate Pbe53 chromosome E4, Fcat_Pben_1.1_paternal_pri, whole genome shotgun sequence DNA encodes these proteins:
- the LRRN2 gene encoding leucine-rich repeat neuronal protein 2 — MRLLVAPLLLAWVAGAAAAVPVVPWRVPCPPQCACQIRPWYTPRSSYREATTVDCNDLFLTAVPPGLPAGTQTLLLQSNSIVRVDQSELNYLANLTELDLSQNSFSDARDCDLRALPQLLSLHLEENQLSRLEDHSFAGLASLQELYLNHNQLYRIAPRAFAGLGNLLRLHLNSNLLRAVDGRWFEMLPNLEILMIGGNKVDAILDMNFRPLANLRSLVLAGMNLREISDYALEGLQSLESLSFYDNQLAQVPRRALEQVPGLKFLDLNKNPLQRVGPGDFANMLHLKELGLNNMEELVSIDKFALVNLPELTKLDITNNPRLSFIHPRAFHHLPQMETLMLNNNALSALHQQTVESLPNLQEVGLHGNPIRCDCVIRWANATGTRVRFIEPQSTLCAEPPDLQRRPVREVPFREMTDHCLPLISPRSFPPSLQVASGESLVLHCRALAEPEPEIYWVTPAGVRLTPARAGRKYRVYPEGTLELRRVTAEETGLYTCVAQNLVGADSKTVNVVVGRAPPQPGRDKGWGLELRVQETHPYHILLSWVPPPNTVSTNLTWSSASSPRGQGAPALARLPRGTHSYNITRLLQATEYWACLQVAFADAHTQLACVWTRTKEAAPCRRALGDRPGLIAILALAVLLLAAGLAAHLGGGQPRQGAGGRPLLPAWAFWGWGSAPSVRVVSVPLVLPWNPGRKLSRSSEGETPSPLLLQNS, encoded by the coding sequence ATGAGGCTCCTCGTGGCCCCCCTTTTGCTGGCGTGGGTGGCCGGTGCCGCCGCCGCCGTGCCCGTGGTACCCTGGCGTGTGCCCTGCCCCCCTCAGTGCGCCTGCCAGATCCGGCCCTGGTATACGCCCCGGTCATCCTACCGTGAGGCCACCACCGTGGACTGCAATGACCTGTTCCTGACGGCGGTGCCCCCCGGGCTGCCCGCGGGCACGCAGACCTTACTGCTGCAGAGCAACAGCATCGTCCGCGTGGACCAGAGTGAGCTCAACTACCTGGCCAACCTCACAGAGCTGGACCTGTCCCAGAACAGCTTTTCGGACGCTCGGGACTGTGATTTGCGCGCCCTGCCCCAGCTGCTGAGCCTGCACCTGGAGGAGAACCAGCTGAGCCGGCTGGAGGACCACAGCTTTGCGGGGCTCGCCAGCCTGCAGGAGCTCTATCTCAACCACAACCAGCTCTACCGCATCGCCCCCAGGGCCTTTGCCGGCCTCGGCAACCTGCTGAGGCTGCACCTCAACTCCAACCTGCTGAGGGCCGTTGACGGCCGCTGGTTTGAGATGCTGCCCAACCTGGAGATCCTCATGATTGGCGGCAACAAGGTAGACGCCATCCTGGACATGAACTTCCGGCCCCTGGCCAACCTGCGCAGCCTGGTGCTGGCAGGCATGAACCTTCGGGAGATCTCCGACTACGCCCTGGAGGGGCTGCAGAGCCTGGAGAGCCTCTCCTTCTATGACAACCAGCTGGCCCAGGTGCCCAGGCGGGCCTTGGAGCAGGTGCCCGGGCTCAAGTTCTTAGACCTGAACAAGAACCCGCTCCAGCGGGTGGGGCCTGGGGACTTTGCCAACATGCTGCACCTCAAGGAGCTGGGTCTCAACAACATGGAGGAGCTGGTTTCCATCGACAAGTTCGCCCTGGTCAACCTCCCCGAGCTGACCAAGCTGGACATCACCAACAACCCCCGGCTGTCCTTCATCCACCCCCGCGCCTTCCACCACCTGCCCCAGATGGAGACCCTCATGCTCAACAACAACGCTCTCAGTGCCTTGCACCAGCAGACGGTGGAGTCCCTGCCCAACCTGCAGGAGGTGGGTCTCCATGGCAACCCCATCCGCTGTGATTGCGTCATCCGCTGGGCCAATGCCACGGGCACCCGCGTCCGCTTCATCGAGCCGCAGTCCACCCTGTGCGCCGAGCCGCCCGACCTGCAGCGCCGCCCAGTCCGCGAGGTGCCCTTCCGGGAGATGACGGACCACTGCCTGCCCCTCATCTCCCCCCGCAGCTTCCCCCCCAGCCTCCAGGTGGCCAGCGGAGAGAGCCTGGTGCTACACTGCCGGGCACTGGCTGAACCGGAACCCGAGATCTACTGGGTCACGCCAGCCGGGGTTCGACTGACGCCTGCCCGTGCTGGCAGGAAGTACCGGGTGTACCCCGAGGGGACCCTGGAGCTGCGGAGGGTGACGGCAGAAGAGACAGGCCTGTACACCTGTGTGGCCCAGAACCTGGTGGGGGCTGACAGTAAGACGGTTAACGTGGTCGTCGGCCGGGCCCCCCCGCAGCCGGGCCGGGACAAGGGATGGGGGCTGGAGCTCCGGGTGCAGGAGACCCACCCTTACCACATCCTGCTGTCTTGggtccccccacccaacacagtCTCTACCAACCTCACCTGGTCCAGCGCCTCCTCCCCCCGGGGCCAGGGGGCCCCTGCTCTGGCCCGCCTGCCGAGGGGAACCCACAGCTACAACATCACCCGCCTCCTTCAGGCCACGGAGTACTGGGCCTGCCTGCAAGTGGCCTTTGCCGATGCCCACACCCAGCTGGCATGTGTATGGACCAGGACTAAAGAGGCCGCTCCTTGCCGCAGAGCCTTAGGGGACCGACCAGGGCTCATAGCCATCCTGGCTCTGGCTGTCCTCCTGCTGGCAGCCGGGCTAGCCGCCCACCTTGGCGGTGGTCAGCCCAGGCAGGGGGCGGGTGGGCGGCCTCTCCTTCCGGCCTGGGCTTTCTGGGGCTGGGGGAGTGCCCCCTCCGTTCGAGTGGTATCCGTGCCCCTTGTCTTGCCCTGGAACCCTGGAAGGAAGCTGTCCCGGTCTTCGGAAGGGGAAACACCATCACCACTATTGCTACAAAATTCCTGA